From Streptomyces qinzhouensis, one genomic window encodes:
- a CDS encoding cytochrome P450, whose protein sequence is MPPTTTGRPVPGALPLFGHTLRLARNPTAFLASLPDHGDLVELRLGPVRAYVVCDPGLAHRALSDVRTFDKGGPFYDAARQETGNGIITCRNAEHPEHRELVWPAFHRSRMPAYATVMAQQISTAGDSWHHGQVIDLIPQTGAMAAAVTAKVMFAHQSDDMITDVTRCFDTLLSGLFRRMILPAPLLHRLPTPGNRRHERARHRLHRIIDDLIDAHPGTDQGDLLSTLLDARTDYGRALTLDQLRDQVFNVFIAGTDTTASTLAWALHLVTTHPQVQQQLQTEADAVLSGRPARYDDIPQLPVTGRILTETLRLYPSAWLLTRTATRDTDLAGHHLPAGSTLILSPYVIHHRADLYPEPERFDPDRWLTPARQRTARGEYIPFGVGPRQCIGRLFGTTAATLALATIAARWHLQPATTTPVRPLPRATMSARTMPVRLQRRTTPHDPSHPS, encoded by the coding sequence GTGCCGCCCACCACAACCGGCCGCCCCGTGCCGGGAGCGCTGCCCCTGTTCGGACACACCCTGCGGCTGGCACGGAATCCCACGGCGTTCCTGGCCTCCCTGCCCGACCACGGCGACCTGGTCGAGCTGCGGCTCGGGCCGGTCCGCGCCTACGTCGTGTGCGACCCGGGCCTCGCGCATCGTGCGCTGTCCGATGTCAGGACCTTCGACAAGGGCGGTCCGTTCTACGACGCGGCCCGGCAGGAGACCGGCAACGGCATCATCACCTGCCGGAACGCGGAGCACCCTGAACACCGGGAGCTGGTGTGGCCCGCCTTCCACCGGTCCCGCATGCCGGCCTACGCCACCGTCATGGCCCAGCAGATCAGCACCGCCGGCGATTCGTGGCACCACGGCCAGGTCATCGACCTGATCCCGCAGACCGGCGCAATGGCCGCCGCCGTCACCGCCAAGGTCATGTTCGCCCACCAGAGCGACGACATGATCACCGACGTCACCCGCTGCTTCGACACCCTGCTCAGCGGCCTCTTCCGCCGGATGATCCTGCCCGCCCCCCTCCTCCACCGGCTGCCCACCCCCGGCAACCGCCGCCACGAGCGCGCCCGACACCGGCTCCACCGGATCATTGACGACCTCATCGACGCCCACCCCGGCACGGACCAGGGCGACCTACTGTCCACCCTGCTCGACGCCCGTACCGACTACGGCCGAGCCCTCACGCTGGACCAGCTCCGCGACCAGGTCTTCAACGTCTTCATCGCCGGCACCGACACCACCGCCTCCACCCTGGCCTGGGCCCTCCACCTCGTCACCACACACCCCCAGGTGCAACAGCAGCTCCAGACCGAGGCCGACGCCGTCCTGAGCGGTCGGCCCGCCAGGTACGACGACATCCCCCAGCTGCCCGTGACCGGCCGCATCCTTACCGAAACCCTCCGCCTCTACCCCTCGGCCTGGCTCCTCACCCGCACCGCCACCAGGGACACCGATCTCGCCGGACACCACCTCCCTGCCGGGTCCACCCTCATCCTGAGCCCCTACGTCATCCACCACCGCGCCGACCTCTATCCGGAACCCGAACGCTTCGACCCCGACCGGTGGCTCACACCAGCCCGACAGCGCACGGCCCGGGGCGAATACATCCCCTTCGGCGTCGGCCCGCGCCAGTGCATCGGCAGACTCTTCGGCACCACCGCGGCCACCCTGGCGCTCGCCACCATCGCCGCCCGCTGGCACCTGCAACCCGCCACCACCACCCCGGTCCGACCCCTTCCCCGAGCAACCATGAGCGCCCGGACCATGCCGGTCCGGCTCCAACGGCGCACCACACCCCACGACCCGTCCCACCCGTCGTAA